In the Juglans microcarpa x Juglans regia isolate MS1-56 chromosome 6D, Jm3101_v1.0, whole genome shotgun sequence genome, one interval contains:
- the LOC121268893 gene encoding cation/H(+) antiporter 18-like yields MAASNATVLSSPCPVPMKAASNGVFQGDNPLHYALPLAIVQICLVVTLTRILAFLLGPLRQPRVIAEIVGGILLGPSALGRNKDYMNAIFPSGSLTVLDTLANMGLLFFLFLVGLELDPRSLRRTGKKALRIAIAGISLPFVLGIGTSFVLRGTISKGVNGPPFLVFMGVALSITAFPVLARILAELKLLTTDVGRMAMSAAAVNDVAAWILLALAIALSGNDHSPLVPLWVFLCGSGFVLGCVFIVPPIFKWMVKRCPEGEPVEEFYVCATLAAVLAAGFVTEAIGIHALFGAFVVGVLVPKEGPFAGALVEKVEDIVTGLFLPLYFVSSGLKTNIATIQGLQSWGLVVLVICTACIGKIVGTVAVSLLCRVPLQEALALGFLMNTKGLVELIVLNIGKDRKVLNDQTFAIMILMAIFTTFITTPLVIQVYKPAKRMSKANYKHRTIERKDPNSQLRILTCFHSTKNIPTMINLIEASRGTEKKGGLCVYALHLMDLTERPSAILMVHKARKNGLPFWNKGRHSDSDRVVVAFEAFQRLSHVSIRPMTSISPMTTMHEDICTSAECKRVAMIILPFHKHQRFDGALETTRNEFRSVNRRVLEHAPCSVGILVDRGLGGSTHVSASNVSSTLTVLFFGGIDDREALAYGARMAEHPGNSLTVIHFRTSPELAGETAIVNIRDDSNGSPGSGDEKFLAEFKRKTSNDSSIKFEERVMRNAAETIDVVREFSRCNLFLVGRMPEGQVAATLNMKHDCPELGPVGSLLTSPDFSISTSVLVVQQYHNNRSARVPNSVSSRRVVSPEYGSSVMGEEDSESREDQYIHK; encoded by the exons atGGCCGCCAGCAATGCTACAGTACTGTCGAGTCCGTGTCCAGTGCCGATGAAGGCAGCGTCTAATGGGGTGTTCCAGGGGGATAATCCTCTTCATTATGCACTCCCTCTTGCCATCGTGCAGATATGTCTTGTTGTCACTCTCACGCGCATTCTCGCTTTTCTTTTAGGGCCACTGAGACAGCCTCGAGTGATTGCAGAGATTGTT GGTGGAATATTACTTGGCCCATCCGCTCTGGGTCGTAACAAAGACTATATGAATGCAATTTTTCCATCTGGAAGCCTCACTGTGTTGGATACTTTAGCAAATATGGGTCTCCTTTTCTTTCTATTCCTCGTTGGCCTAGAGTTAGACCCAAGGTCCCTCCGTCGAACCGGAAAGAAAGCTTTGAGAATAGCCATTGCAGGAATTAGCCTTCCCTTTGTATTAGGAATTGGAACGTCATTTGTCCTCCGAGGAACTATTTCCAAAGGTGTAAATGGACCCCCGTTTCTTGTATTCATGGGGGTGGCCCTTTCTATCACTGCCTTTCCTGTTTTGGCCCGTATTCTGGCTGAGCTCAAGCTATTGACCACTGATGTTGGCCGCATGGCCATGTCGGCGGCAGCAGTCAATGATGTGGCTGCATGGATTCTACTTGCTCTTGCCATTGCCCTCTCTGGCAATGACCACTCTCCCCTCGTTCCATTGTGGGTTTTCTTGTGTGGCTCTGGTTTTGTTCTCGGTTGTGTATTCATAGTGCCGCCCATCTTTAAATGGATGGTGAAACGTTGCCCCGAGGGTGAGCCTGTGGAAGAGTTCTATGTGTGTGCTACTTTAGCTGCAGTTTTGGCAGCCGGGTTTGTCACTGAAGCCATTGGAATTCATGCCCTCTTTGGTGCATTTGTGGTTGGAGTTCTTGTCCCAAAGGAAGGGCCATTTGCTGGTGCTCTTGTGGAAAAAGTTGAGGATATCGTCACTGGTCTTTTCCTTCCATTGTACTTCGTCTCAAGTGGATTGAAAACCAATATAGCCACAATTCAAGGGCTCCAGTCATGGGGTCTCGTTGTTCTAGTCATTTGTACAGCCTGCATTGGGAAGATTGTCGGTACAGTGGCAGTCTCCCTCCTCTGCAGAGTGCCACTCCAGGAGGCTTTGGCTCTGGGGTTCCTAATGAATACTAAAGGTTTGGTGGAACTCATCGTCCTCAACATTGGCAAAGACAGAAag GTACTGAACGACCAAACATTTGCCATCATGATTCTGATGGCCATCTTCACAACCTTTATTACGACACCTTTAGTTATACAGGTATATAAGCCAGCTAAAAGAATGAGCAAAGCTAATTACAAGCATAGAACAATTGAGAGGAAGGACCCCAATTCTCAACTTCGGATTTTGACTTGTTTCCACAGTACAAAAAACATCCCCACGATGATCAATCTCATTGAGGCTTCACGTGGGACTGAGAAGAAGGGAGGACTCTGCGTCTATGCATTGCACCTCATGGATCTAACTGAAAGGCCCTCTGCAATTCTGATGGTCCACAAGGCAAGAAAGAATGGGCTACCCTTCTGGAATAAGGGGCGCCATTCGGATAGCGATCGAGTCGTCGTTGCTTTCGAGGCCTTCCAGCGGCTAAGCCATGTGTCCATTCGCCCTATGACTTCAATTTCTCCCATGACTACCATGCACGAGGACATATGCACGAGTGCTGAGTGTAAAAGGGTGGCTATGATAATTCTCCCCTTTCACAAGCACCAGAGGTTTGATGGAGCACTCGAGACAACTCGAAATGAATTCCGTTCAGTCAACCGGAGGGTTCTTGAGCATGCACCATGCTCTGTGGGGATCTTGGTGGACCGTGGGCTTGGTGGAAGCACCCATGTTTCTGCAAGTAATGTTTCTTCAACCTTAACAGTCTTGTTCTTCGGAGGAATTGATGATCGGGAAGCCCTCGCTTATGGTGCTCGAATGGCTGAGCACCCCGGTAATTCATTGACAGTCATTCACTTCAGAACAAGCCCTGAGCTGGCAGGGGAGACAGCTATCGTCAACATCAGGGACGACTCCAACGGTTCACCAGGATCAGGAGATGAAAAATTTCTTGCTGAATTCAAGCGGAAGACTTCGAATGACAGCTCCATCAAGTTTGAAGAGAGGGTGATGAGAAATGCTGCAGAAACGATTGACGTGGTTCGGGAGTTTAGTCGATGCAATCTGTTCTTGGTCGGCCGAATGCCGGAGGGCCAAGTAGCTGCAACATTGAACATGAAACATGACTGCCCGGAACTTGGGCCGGTTGGCAGCTTGTTGACATCTCCAGATTTCTCAATTTCAACATCAGTCTTGGTGGTGCAACAATATCATAATAATAGATCAGCGAGAGTGCCAAATTCAGTGTCTTCGAGGAGGGTAGTGTCGCCAGAGTATGGTTCTTCTGTGATGGGCGAGGAAGATTCAGAATCTAGAGAGGACCAGTACATCCACAaatga